In Rhizobium sp. N324, a single genomic region encodes these proteins:
- a CDS encoding LuxR family transcriptional regulator, whose product MIENTYSEKFEPAFEQIKAAANVDAAIRILQAEYGLDFVTYHLAQTIASKIDSPFVRTTYPDAWVSRYLLNSYVKVDPIVKQGFERQLPFDWSEVEPTPEAYAMLVDAQKHGIGGNGYSIPVADKAQRRALLSVNARIPVDDWNELVRRCRNEWIEIAHLIHRKAVYELHGENDPVPALSPREIECLHWTALGKDYKDISVILGISEHTTRDYLKTARFKLGCATISAAASRAVQLRIINP is encoded by the coding sequence ATGATCGAGAATACCTATAGCGAAAAGTTCGAACCCGCCTTCGAACAGATCAAGGCGGCGGCCAATGTGGATGCGGCCATCCGCATTCTGCAGGCGGAATACGGCCTCGATTTCGTCACCTACCACCTCGCCCAGACAATCGCCAGCAAGATCGATTCGCCCTTCGTGCGCACCACCTATCCGGATGCCTGGGTCTCCCGCTACCTGCTGAACAGCTATGTCAAGGTCGACCCGATCGTCAAGCAGGGCTTCGAACGCCAGTTGCCCTTCGACTGGAGCGAGGTCGAGCCGACGCCGGAGGCCTATGCCATGCTGGTCGACGCCCAGAAGCACGGCATCGGCGGCAACGGCTACTCCATTCCCGTCGCCGACAAGGCGCAGCGCCGGGCGCTGCTGTCGGTGAATGCCCGCATCCCGGTCGACGACTGGAACGAACTCGTCCGCCGCTGCCGCAACGAATGGATCGAGATCGCCCATCTGATCCATCGCAAGGCCGTCTATGAGCTGCACGGCGAGAACGACCCGGTGCCGGCCTTGTCGCCGCGCGAGATCGAGTGCCTGCACTGGACGGCACTCGGCAAGGATTACAAGGATATCTCGGTCATTCTGGGCATATCCGAGCACACCACCCGCGATTATCTGAAGACCGCCCGCTTCAAGCTCGGCTGCGCCACGATCTCGGCCGCTGCCTCGCGGGCCGTGCAATTGCGCATCATCAATCCATAG
- a CDS encoding acyl-homoserine-lactone synthase: MFVIIQAHEYQKYAAVLDQMFRLRKKVFADTLGWDVPVVGPYERDSYDALAPAYLVWCNDSRTRLYGGMRLMPTTGPTLLYDVFHETFPDAADLIAPGIWEGTRMCIDEEAIARDFPQIDAGRAFSMMLLALCECALDHGIHTMISNYEPYLKRVYKRAGAEVEELGRADGYGKYPVCCGAFEVSDRVLRKMRTALGLTLPLYVRHVPARSVVTQFLEMAA; encoded by the coding sequence ATGTTCGTTATCATTCAGGCACATGAGTATCAGAAATACGCTGCCGTACTCGATCAGATGTTTCGCCTGCGCAAGAAGGTGTTCGCCGATACGCTCGGCTGGGACGTCCCTGTCGTCGGCCCCTACGAGCGCGACAGCTACGATGCGCTGGCCCCGGCCTACCTCGTCTGGTGCAACGACAGCCGCACCCGTCTTTATGGCGGCATGCGCCTGATGCCGACGACCGGCCCGACCCTTCTCTACGATGTCTTCCACGAGACGTTTCCGGATGCCGCCGATCTTATCGCGCCGGGCATCTGGGAGGGAACGCGCATGTGCATCGACGAAGAGGCGATCGCCAGGGATTTTCCCCAGATCGACGCCGGCCGCGCCTTTTCGATGATGCTGCTGGCGCTCTGCGAATGCGCGCTCGACCACGGCATCCACACGATGATTTCCAACTACGAGCCCTATCTCAAGCGCGTCTACAAGCGCGCCGGCGCCGAAGTGGAAGAACTCGGCCGCGCAGACGGCTACGGCAAGTACCCCGTCTGCTGCGGCGCCTTCGAAGTGTCGGACCGCGTGCTGCGCAAGATGCGCACCGCCCTCGGCCTGACCCTACCCCTTTATGTCAGACATGTTCCGGCCCGCTCGGTCGTGACGCAATTCCTGGAGATGGCAGCATGA
- a CDS encoding response regulator: protein MVALNSAVVLIVEDEPLIRFNVLDVLEDVGHVALEAANADEAMVVLKGRPDVDILFTDVNMAGSMDGIQLAKRVRAMRPNIGIIITSGMVRLDPMALPANTAFLPKPYMHDALISTIDSLMT from the coding sequence ATGGTGGCGTTGAACAGTGCCGTGGTGCTTATCGTCGAGGACGAGCCGCTGATCCGGTTCAATGTTCTCGATGTGCTTGAAGATGTCGGCCATGTGGCGCTGGAGGCGGCGAATGCCGACGAGGCGATGGTGGTGCTGAAGGGGCGGCCGGATGTCGATATCTTGTTCACCGACGTCAACATGGCCGGTTCGATGGACGGGATCCAGCTTGCCAAGCGGGTGAGGGCGATGCGGCCGAATATCGGCATTATCATCACCTCGGGCATGGTGCGGCTCGACCCCATGGCGCTGCCGGCCAATACCGCCTTCCTGCCGAAGCCTTATATGCACGACGCGCTGATCTCGACGATCGATTCGCTGATGACGTGA
- a CDS encoding DUF2934 domain-containing protein, translating into MSDRRHEWISKRAYAIWEEQGRPDGRDDDHWRQAVAERNALERTQASIDGREVLVKFRPKQPKPEIPLQDWINPSTKVG; encoded by the coding sequence ATGAGCGACAGACGTCACGAATGGATCAGCAAAAGAGCCTACGCGATCTGGGAAGAACAGGGCCGCCCCGACGGCCGTGATGACGATCACTGGCGCCAGGCGGTGGCCGAACGCAATGCACTGGAACGCACGCAAGCCTCTATCGACGGCCGCGAGGTGCTGGTGAAATTTCGCCCGAAGCAGCCGAAGCCGGAAATACCGCTCCAGGACTGGATCAATCCGTCGACCAAGGTTGGATGA